GGTCCAGTTCGGTAAGAATGTCAGCTCTTCTCGGAATCGTCCCCCGATATTTCGAATGGTTCCCCGGTTGTTCTGGATCAATGTGCCGCGCGTGCCCTGGCCGTCATCCAAATTTTGGAAGGTCTGCCCCTCCTGTTCCATATTGTTGACGAAGAATCCGAGATAGCTGTTCAGCGGCATGCCTGAGATGTGGCCGGTATGGCGCAAATCGGTATAATGTTTCCAATTGGTATTCACATTATCAAAGATTTGATTGAAATACTGGTTAATATCCTTGACGTCATAATCCCCTTCTGTCGTCAAGATGAGGTTTGGTGTCAACTGCCGTTCATACATTAATCCGATAATGGTGCGGCGGTCGAGCCGAGATTGATCTCTTGATTTCGTTCCAGTTCCGGCCTGACGATCGTTTGCATTAAATTGGCTCTTGGTAAGCCGGGTAGGTACCTTTGTATCCAGCCAGTTGGTGATGGCTTTGACGTAGAGGCTCTGTTTTTCGTCAATGGTGAAGCGGAAATTCAAATTCAACGTCTGGGTGTTATATCCACTGTGATCGATATACCCGTTTTCAGCGGCGTTACTGGCAAATAACGATACATCAAGATTCTTCCAGTGTTGGCCGAACGCGCCCGCCTGTTTGTTATATCCGTATGATCCACCGGCAAAAAACCCCTCGACTCCATTGATGTCACTGCCCCGTCGGGTTTTAAAATGCACCATTCCGCCTAAGGCATAATTGTCATACAGTGAGGAAGCCGCTCCACGGATCACTTCGGTCGATCTCATGAACCACGGGTCCTGGATATCGAGTCGTGACAATCCGTCCGACTGCGTTTGCTGAAAGCCATCTTCATAGACTTTGATATCCCGGATGGCGAAGGCCGTTTTGATTCCGGATCCTCGAATGGAAATACTGAAGTCCCTGGGTCCATTAGCCTGGCGCAGTACCACGCCGGGAAGAGATTCCATGGATTCTTTCATCGTTCGGGTGGGTTGAGATTCGGTTTCCGATTGAGGGGTGGAGGATAGTGTCAGGCCTTCGGGACGTTTTAAAATCCGGGTGCTGACAATACTCATCTCTTCGAGCGTCACCACTTCCTCCTCCTGGAGAGTCGCCTGTGTTTGCCGTTGTTCATCGGTTTGTTGGGAAGCAGGAATTTGATGGATTTCCCTAAGTTGTTTCCTGATTTCTTCTAGCCTGCTGTTGATGTGATCGAGTTCACCTTCCAACTCCTGTTGTTGCTGAAGAAGGGATTCTTGGGTCACCGTAGAGGGATTGCTTGATGCAGCAACGGCTGGAGAGAAGGCGCTGGAAATGGTTTGTACGGTGAAGAGTAGGACGAAGATTGGCCATGACCAATTCCACGAACAGACAGAAAGAAACTGTTTCACGAGGTAATCTCCTTACAAAAAAGATAAATTGAACATGCATGAGTCAACCGGCTATGCATGTGGCCAGCAACTAAGAATCAGGCTCACTGAAGGAATTTTCGGGTGAGACCCAGGTTAGGATTCATGAGTATGGGGAAGGAGGCGTGAATCTCCCGCAACCCACAGCCGAGCCTTAAGAATCTTTAGGAGAAAAAGGACAAGAGAACGTGTGGAGGAGCTCTGGCAGATTTGTTCGAAAGAGAAGGGAGTAAGCCAGGCTGGGCATAGAAAGAAAGGACGGCGCCAAATTCCTGGGATGGGGAATGCCACGATGGAGAGGTGATGAGAGACGTTGACGAAAGTTTTCCGATGTGACAGGCCCAGTTGCAAAGAACCCCATGAAGAGGTTTCGTATGGCTGTGATGGGATTCCGGAGAATCCAGAGAGAGGTCTTGCACGGTCACGCACGCCGTGGATGCCAGGAGCATGGCGAGAAACAGGCTTGATGTCAGGAGGGAGATTGGTCGAAGCCGCTGGTGCATTTACTTCGGGTTGAGGAGGTTGTGGATGTACGCGACGGATTCAGGGCTATCCCATTCTCTGGGCCCCATGATCCGTTGGCTCAGATGTCCGTGAGCATCCACAATCACTGTTGTGGGAAGATTTCTGACCATGAGGGCTTGAGAGAGTTCTTCCTGTTCATCCAGGAGGGCATCAAAATGCAACTGGAGTTGCTGCCAAAATACTTTGATTTCTCGCGGACGAATATCGGTAGTAACCGCCAGTATGGCCAATTGGTCTGCAGGGAACTTTTGACGAAGACGTTCTAACGAGGGCATTTCTTCCTTACAAGGGCCACACCAGGTGGCCAAAAAATTCAAGTTGAGGACTCGTCCTTCCAATTCATCCGAATGAATAGATGTGCCCTGCAGGGTGCGGAGCTGGAATGGAGGAAGGGTTTGGGGGATATCGAATCGGCTAAGAATGAACGGGGTAGAAGAGGGATTTCCCAAAGCCAGGGCCATTCCCAGGACTCCTGAAGCCAGCAGAGAAAGCGGTGTCATGGTTTTGGGTGTAATTGCGCCGTCCGCGAGGTGGGAAAAGAGAGACGATGAACTACCGTACTCCATCCCGGGAAAGCCACTTGCTCGGACCAGGCAATGACGGCTTGTCCCAGGTCATTTAATGCCACGGCCGGACTCTTGGCCTTTTTCTCATTCAACTTTTTCGGGGGACTGAATGTCTGTCCCCGATCAAGGGAATAGGTGAACACGATTTCCCGCCGCACCGGAGATTGCTCTTCCCAGGATACGAGTAGATGGCCTTCTTGATTCACCGCCAGTTGAGGATGGTCGGGAAACGTCCCTTTGGACGTGTTCAACGCACGTCGAGGTGTGAAGGTTTTTCCCTGATCATCGGAATAAGCCAGATACACACCCGGCGTATCATCAGGTCCTTCCGTATACCAAGTGACATAGAGGCGCCCTTGCTGGTCGACCCCCATGGTCGCGGGACGATGGGGACAGCCCTCGTAGACCCATTGATCATTGCCCACGATAACCGGGGGAGAAAACGATTTCCCGTTATCGGTGGAACGAGACACGACCGTTTCCCGGACTGCCCCGGACAAGACCTTGCGCCATGCCAGATAGACGGTGCCATCAGAGGCTGTGGTCATATGGGTCCGGCAGCAGACACAACTGGATTCGTCAATTTTCAGGTTTGGTGAAAGGGTGCTGCCCTGGTCTTGGGAAAAGACCGTATAGGTGGCCGGATCTTTTTTCCCTTCCCGGGCATCAAGCCAGGCGATATGGACGGAACCATTCGGACTGACGGTCAAATGGTCAAAGGAATGGCCGGTGACGGCGTCGTCGTCGTTGACTCGAACAGGAGGAAGAAAGGTTTTCCCCCCATCAAGTGACCGGCTCAGGAGAAGAAGATTGGTAAATAATTTACCGCCGGCTTCGGGATGAGGTGTTGTCCAGGTGATGTACACATCGTTTTTGACGCCTAACGCCAAGGCCGGTGGTTCGTGGAGGGAAGTGGCGGGTGGACTGGAAAGATTGACTTTGATGGGTTCTGGGTAATGTTCCTGTTGAGGTGGGATCTTGAGATAATAGACTCCTCGATCTTCCTGCTTTTCTCCGCCCCAGGCGAGGTGAAGAGTCCCGTCTTTATCCAGTTGAGCAGCTGGGCCGGTGGTTTGCATGCCTTGATGGTCGATGATGTGTTTAGCCCCGGCTTGAACCAACGAAGCAGAGGGTTCCGCCCCGAGGACTTCGGATATTTCACCTCCCAGGCCCATCGAGAGAGCTAGAGAAATGGTGCCAAAAAGTACAGGTCTTATCATGGGTGCCTCCACGGATATTCGAATGTAGGAAGAAGAATTACGTTCATCATTCCTAAATGTGAGAGTGTGTATTTTTACCAGAAGGGTGAAAGCCTACGCTACCTTCAGGATGTGGAGTGTATGTCAGCGCCGCACCGGATACATATCGATACTACAGTTTTTTTGGTAAATGAAATAATTCAACCAATTCAACCAACCTTTTTGGAGAAATCACTGAGTAATAAACTTCAACCTTATTTATCAAGTTCCAGCAGATGGGGAAGTAGAGGAAATCGAATGACCAGTTTTTCAATAGGCAGTATGGATGCCAGGAAAAATGAATATTCAAGAGGTCGAGCAACATGGAGAGAAAATAGAATATCCATTTATGAATTTTGGAATAAAAAGTCAGGGTGAAAGACAAGGAGGTTGCAAGTCCAAATGCCTTCACCCTGAAGTGGAGCGGGCTCGGTCAGGGAGAAGTCACGCCGCTCCGAGTTCCGCTGGAAGAGTGCAATGAATTTTTAGCAATAAAAACTGATATACCCGACTTGCGACTTTTGTTCTACGGGCGTGTGCCGATGCTTGCTACATTGAGGTAGTTCAATGGCCGTATCCTTGGAGTTCACGATTGGATGACTTCCCTGCGTGGTGCAGTTTTTTAACCCTCTACCAAAGTTCTGGAATGAGTGGAAGCAGGAAGGGAACGAATAAGAGAAACCAAGAGGTTTGTGAGTTTCTGAGAGGCGCGGCTGGACCTTCTATTCCTGCCAATCGAATCCGGAGGCCCGTGCCAATTCTTGCGGGGTCTTGAGGCCGGTTAACCGGCGTTCCCCGATAATCCACGTGGGGTAGCTTTTAATGTCAGCCTTAGCGCAGGGAGCGGTGAGAGCGCTACCTCGTCCTCCAGAACTACATTCCACGTAAGGAAGCCGTTTGGCGGACGAAAGAAATTCGGCTTTTTGTTCCTGGCAGCGTGGGCACCAATAGGCACCGTAAAACTTGGCACCGGTTTCATTGAGGTGAATGGCTAGGGCTTGCATTTGGGGATCTTCCGGGCCGGCGGCTGCGTCGAACACTCCACTATAATGCAAATGCAGTCCGCCGACGATGACAAGGCCGATCACGGCTGCCTCTTTCAGTGATTTCGTCCAATCGGGAGGCCGTCGAGCGAGGGCCAGACCAAGGGTTGTCGTGATGATGGCAAATGAAGTCAGGCAATATGGACAGGTGGCTTCGATCTCCAGGACTGAGACGATGGTCAAGTAGGCGCTGACCGCGAATCCGGTCATAGCCACGTAAATCAATGCCGATCCGCTACCGGATTTGCCACGGCCGGACCAGGCGAGCCCCGCAATTACCACATAGGTCACGAAGCCCCACAAGGCCATGGGGATTCCCAGAAAGGTTGCCCATCGGCTGCTCTGCACAATGTCGCAGCCCGAGCCCTCGCTGCAAAATGCCGGGTGAACCTCGAACGAGGCGGTATAGGTCAGGTAAGCGGTTAATAATAGTCCGGCACCGGCCAGAATAATGATGAGAAAGTCCAGTAGGGCTTTCGAACCTGAGGCCATGGAAGACGGAGCGTTCGATGGCTTTCTTGCTGTTTCAGAGCCGATTGATTGTGTCTGTCGTCTGGATTTTGCCATTGTATGCCTCGTGAACGAGTGTATCATGGGCTTCTTGCCATTGAAATCCCGACAATGTATCAAATACTCCCGACCGTAGCGGAGACTTTTGCCAAGGTAATGTCAGGCCGGTATTCCTCACGATAGATTGCTGATCACAGAATCAAAACTCCAAACGGCTTGTTGCTTTAGGTCCGACGTAAGAGAGGGATTTTGAGGTCTTTTAGGAATCTTGAGGCTCTACGCCGAAATTATGTACCGCGAAAATTTTTCTGGCGCTGCTGCACTGTGTTGAGGAAAGAAGAGGTGGGGTGCGCATAGAAGTAGGGTGAAGGCCTAGGAGGCTGCAGATTCGCAAACCACCTTCACCCTACTCGTCCAAGGTTGGAGGCCGGTCCGTCCCTGGATGTTCTACGCCGATTCGTTTTGCCCGTAACTAGGAAACGATAAACATACTTGGTTACTGAGCCGCCTGTATTCGTTTGTCAAAATCTTCATCATACCGGTGCACAAAGTCTTTGGATGCTCCCAGGGGTAAACGACACCCCCGGCAGGTCCTATAATCGACATCCAATCGTTCCCCATTCGCCTTAAACGCTGCGTAAATCCAGTCGCCGTTTTTTACATTCTCCGGGGAGCCTTTTCCCCATCCCGCATCTTTTTGCATGACAAAGACCTTGGCTCAATCCGCCTTTACCAGATTTCCCTCCGCTCCCTTTTCGAGTGTCCCTTCGGCCTTTTTCTTGGCGTTGTAGATTTCCATCACGAGAATGCTGCCATTGGCAAACGGTTGGCCCGCTTCTGCGCTTTCCCCGGTGGGTTGATATAGAGGTCGCGGACGGCGTTCGGTTTTTGAACCCCGTGGAGAAATACCGGATAGGATTTGTCATCGACCGGAAAGACCAATTCGCCGTCTTTCGGTGTGGAACCGGATTGGGCCGCAATCGGCATGGTGGTGGATGCACACGCTAGAACCACCAAAGCCAGAAATGTGATACTCATTCTCTCCATATTGCTTCGCTTCCTTCGTTGATATCTCGTTCGGTTGATGGAACCGACACATTGTGACAAGGCATATTCAGATCGTTGACGCGGTGGCTCCAGCATACGATGGACCATATAGTCCGTCTATAGACGGGTACTAGCTGTTACTACAGTGAGATGGTCGGTGGGGTATAGTCCTCTCATTTCCAGAATTTTTTGGGTTAGTGATATTTCGAAGGTACATAAAAGCTAAGTGGATTCATCGCCTGATAGCTGACGTTTGTGCCCATTCCCGCATCGGGATCGACAAAACCATCGGCCATCCCGGTTTCGTGCCAGATGAATGCAGACGATGCGGTGGGACCACGATTGAATTGATGGACCCGTTGGGCGAATGTCCGCCTGGCAGCTTCAATCCGGTCAATCTCCTCGTCCGACGACAAATCTAGGCGGAGAAAAAACGGGGAGGAGCACGAGAAGGTTTATGGTGATGACGGAAGAGATCCGGTGCGGTTGGTTTAAAGAGCGGAAGAACGCCCAACAGCGAAAACGTGCGGAGAATGTCAGTTGACAGTGTCTGAAGGCCTTGCCCGGCTTGACACGTCCAGCTACACCAATTATTCCCATGAGTCTCCTGATCATGATGACCGTGGTGTATGTGGAGCGGAGTCGTATAGGCAAGGCCTCCGGTTACGAGCAGGAAGCACATGCTGAGCATGAATGCGGCAAGCGACTGTGTGGGAGTGGTCTTCCTCATCATGGTCTATGGCTTTAGCATCAATGTCGATGACCTCTCCCGTCAGGCTAGCGGTTCCTTTGCAAGGTGTCTACGGACGAGTACTCATCGATGCAACATTTCACTTCATGCTCATTGACATTCTGTGATAGCGAACTCCCAATGGTCTTTTCGATTTTGTTGAATCAACGCATCAATGGAATCCCGAAATATGCGTAAGCTACCTTTTCCAATTTTTGTCGCCTTCAGGCGATCCTCTTCAACCCATCGGTAAATAGTCCATCGGCTGACATTTAAGGTTTGAGCGGCTTCACCAACACGCAAGAGTTTTTTGTCCATGGGTTCTCCTTCCACAGCAAATATGCTGTGTCATAGGATTAACGTTATGTGATCGTGTCCGGTTGTTGACCGAGGAGGCCGGCACGAAATGTTTTCAATCGGGTTGAGCGTGGTTTCTTCCGGAGCGCCAGACAGTGAATCAATGGGGAATGGAGATCATGCAATTATCAACCATTCTGCTCACGGCGAAACGCTGCTCTTGAGGTATGTGTTCAAGGATGGACTGGGTAAGAGTCCCGATCTATCCATGAACCAACAAATGAACGGGCGGGCCGCGAGGAGAGAAGGTGTATACGGGGAAGGTTCGAGAAAGGGTGAATGCGGGTTTCAGAGACCAGAGCAGGAGGGGAAGAAACGGTGCCGCCCATTGAGTAATCGATCCGGCGCCTGAGGCAATTTGGGCGACATGACAAGCCCATGAGCAAAGAAGAGAGAGGGATTCGGCCGGGTGGGAATGATGGGCAAGGTTGGGATCAAGGGACCTTGAAGCACAAAATGCCCCTGCACCCAGGAGCACCACGTGTAATCCAATCAACAGCACGATCAGACCGGAGGCCAATCGAGAGTGTAGATTGGTGAATGTGGCCAAAGAGAGGTGCCTCATGGGATCCGGGTGCTTATGATTCCGAATTGGGTTTTGTGGCAATTGCCATGTTGGGAATGCCTGCCAATCGAATGATATCCATCACCTTAATCACCTGGCCATGAGGAACCTGTTCATCGGCGTTAATGACGATTGATGGGTCAGAATCGGTTTGTCGAAGACTTGTCAGCCGGATTTCCAGTTCCGAGAGTTCAATGCGATCCTTATTGTAGTACAGCGTTCCTTCATGGGTCAGAGTGAGGGAGATTTGATCAGGAACTTTATCCGTGGCCGAGTCGGCAGTTGGTAAGTTGACCGGCATCCCATGCTGAATGGTCATGGAAAGCGTGGCGATCATAAAAAACACCAGGAGAAAAAACATCGTATCGATCATCGGAATGATCTCGATACGAGCCTTTTTTTTTACCGCTGCTGGGAGTTTCATGAGTCTGGAGCCGTAGATTCTTGAAGGGTAGTCTGGAGCTGCGTGGCGTATTGTTCTATGCGTTCGGTTTCCTGCTCAACTTGCGAAAGGAAATAATTATAAGGAATGAGTGTAATGACGGCGACACAAATCCCCGCTGCGGTACAGATCAGGGCCTCAGCCACACCCCCGGTGACTGCATGGGGATTACCTAAACCCGTTTCGGCCATAATGCCAAAGGAACTGATCATCCCGATAATCGTGCCAAGTAGCCCGAGTAAAGGCCCCAACGTAATCACCGTATCCAGGATGGATAAGCCGCGTTTAAGTTGAGACACTTCTGCGATTCCCGCCGCTTCCATGGCTTTGTCTGGCTGTTTCGCGCGGTGAAATATACCTGCAGCCAGAACCCGTAAGGTCGGACTTTGTCGTTGTTCGGCTACTGCCAGTGCATCGGACCATTTTCCCTGCCCGGCCAGCTTAATTATCCGATCTGCGAGGCGGCTGAAGCGTAACGATCGGAATTTAAGGCCTCGTTCAATGGTGATGGTCAGCGCTAACAATGAGCAGCCTAAGATGGGGATCATCATCCATCCGCCCTTGATAAGTATTTGAATCATTTCTATCTTCCTTTTCCTTTTTTCACTTAACTGTTCAGGTCAAATCTAATGGGAATGTCGACCCATTTGGCGATGGGGATGTTCCCGTCTTTGGCTGGCAGAAATTTCCAGTTTTTAATGGCTTCTTGGGCAGCCAGATCTAAAGCTTCATGCCCGCAGCTCTTTCGAATTTCTACCTGGCTCGGTGCGCCGTCGGCGGTAATCAATGTTCGCACAATAACCGTGCCTTCCCAACCAGATTCCCGCGCCACACGGGGATACAATGGCTTGGATGAGGCCACGATTTTCGGCTTGGAAGTTGAGGATCCGGCCGCCATTGGTGGCGGAGTTTTTAATGCGGGACGAGCCGCCGGGCTTGGCGGAGGGGGCAGCGTGTGTTGGGCTTTTGGTTCGCGACTGTTCATTGGTAAGGGAGTTCTGGCAATGGGTTGTTCCTGCTGTGGCGGCGCTGTTGCAAGCGGAGGCCTTTGCTGGTGTTGTGAAGGCACTGCCATTTTCATCATTTGACGACTCTTCATGGCCTGCTCCGTTCGCGTGTCTTTGAGCATCGGCTGTGCCTGAGGAAGAGGCGGCGGCGGAGTCAGAGGTTTGGATGGGGTTTGTTTGATCGATGCCTGCATCGGAGGCGCCGGCATGGACGGTGTAGGTTCGGTCCGGGGGGGCGGTGGCGCTGGTTTGGCAAAATGTGGTGTGGTTGGCGTGAGGGGTTTCGTGATCGGTTGTGGGGTGGGACTGATCTCTTGGAGAGCCGGGACCAACGTCACCTGAACCGTTGGTGTGGGGTCATTCAATGCGGGAGGACTTGGAATATAGGCCAGGGCCGCAAGAATGGCCGCATGAAGAATGGCGCTGCCCAGAGCGCTCAGGAGAAAAACCCGATTATTCACATCAGAAGAGGAATCTTCAAACGTGGAGTTCACGATTTGCTCCGTTGTAATAATGTTTGAATTCGTTCGTCCTGTCCCCCAAGCCTCAAGAATTCTTCGTAGTGTTTGAGAGCTTTTTGGGGAGTATTGCGATGAAATTCATACAACATGCCAAGATTATAGTGGGCTTCGGCCAACTGATCATTCAAGGACAAAGCTGTTTGATATTCCTTTTCTGCTTGATCAATTTTTGATAAGGCTGCATAGACGACCCCTAGATTGACGTGCGCCTCCGAATTGTTGGGATCGAGTTTCGTAACCTGTTCAAACGCTTGCGCCGCTTCCTTGAGGGCTTCCTTTTGCTGGTAAAGGATGCCTAAGTTGAAATAGGCGCTGACTAAATCATGGTTTAATTTCACGGCATGTTGGTAGGCCTGAATGGCGTTGTCCACGTGATCAGATTGTTGAGCGAGTGATCCGGCCATTAACCATCCATTTACATACGTGGGATGGAGGGAGACGAGCTGGTCGACGTAATGTTGGGCCTCATCAGGCTTGTGTTCCTGGGCCAGCCAAAACGCGATGCCGTATAACGAATCGACGCGATGTGGCTCGAGTTCCAAGACGGCCTGATGGGCCTTGATGGCCTGTGGCGCTTGTTGTTGTTGATCATAGAACGCTGCCAACGCGATGCGGGCTTCCGCAAACTTGGGATAGGCCTTTAAGGCCAGATTGAATGATTGCTCGGCTTTTGGGAATTGGGCCTGTTGCTGGTAAATGGAGCCGAGATCCACATAGGCTTGGGCAAATTGGGGATAGTCCTCCACCGCCCGTTGCAACTCCATGATGGCCTTAGCAGGCTGATCAAGATTATTGAGAATTAATCCCAACAGATGGTGCGCTTCAGCATATCCCGGGTACAAGGTCAGGGCGCGCTCTAAGGGGGCAATGGCCGCAGTCCATTGTTCGTGTTCATAGGACGAAAAGGCCTGAGCCAGAAGGTCATGAGCTTCTCCAGCCTGACTTGAGGGGCTGCCCATGCCGATATGGATGAGAAGGAGAAAAACGGCGATGAGTCTGAGCTTTGGGAAAAGAGGTATCATGGGTTAACCTTATTAATAGTGGCAATTTCCACGGATTTATTGAAGCAAATCAAATCGAATGGGTAAATCCACAGTGGACGCCACTGCGAATTCTCCATTTTTTGCTGGTTCAAACAACCAGGTTTTTACTGATTGCACGGCGCTCTCATCCAGGAGAGAAAATCCCGAACTTTCTTGAACTATGGCATTCCTGACTATTCCATCGGCGGTTATCTGCGTTCGTAGCACCACCTTCCCCTGCCAGCCTTGCTCTCTGGCCATTCTCGGATAGAGAGGACGTTCGGTTTTCAGGGGTTTGACACCTGTCTTTCGCCCGCGTGTTGTTCCGATCTGGTCCAGGAGAATACGGGGCAGGGGCTGCTGTGGCAGGTCAACGAAATGGAGATCAGGAACAGCCAGGTGGTGAAAGGTCGTGGGTGTCCCTGAGTGGTTGAAAGAGGGCAACGGAAATGAATAGGTGATACTGGTTTTTGTCACCGTTGTCCCAGTCACTTCAATGACCTCTAGTGTTTCAATAGGTTCAGAGCTTTCAGGTGGGTTTCCTGCCAAAGAAATTGGGTTGGAGGTCAGCGTGCACCAGAGAAATACAAAAATATAGAACATTAGATTGTGGCGACGTACCATAAGATCTCTTTCCCTTAGGTAGCTTGCCCACTGGTCGTGTTGCTTTGTATCCATCATGTATCTTTTTATATTTTCGGGTATTGGCACATCGAGAATAAAACCGGCTGGTTTTTTTGCCGGTAAAAACTCACTCTCCCCTTAAGAAGTTTCCCCCTCGTTCGGTCTCTCCTGATCAGGAAGATATACGTCGCCACCTCCTCTGATCGCGCTCTGTGGAACCGTTCTCCAACTCCACGGGTTTTGGTGAAAACGGTTTAGGAGACAAACTTAGTTTAATTTTACCGGGGTGGAGCTCTGGTTGTAAGAAAATGAGTGGAAACGAGAGAAGGGACTGAAGGCGATGGCCATTCCATGATGGTAAGGAGTTGAAAACTGGGGGAAATATCCAGGTTGTCTCCTGAAATGGTTTGTGCGGCAGCGCACATCCAGGAACAGACTCCCGTGCTGTGGGTGGAGGGTGTGTGGTGATGAGTATGGTCGGTAATATGCGAAGCGTAGGTCCGATGCATGCTCCCCATGATGAGGAAGAGCATCAGAATAAAAACGATGGTGAGACTTTTTCGACAGGTCATGGTATCTACAGGCCGGAAACGACTGAAACCCCGAATAATAAAGGATGCTTATGCTAGGGAAATATCAAAGATTCTGTCAAGCAAATGGCCGCCCTCCGCATCGTGTCGTCGTTTGTCACATGATGAACCGTTGCCGCCATAAATCCCTTTCCCGTGAGTTGATTCCCACCGGTAATTCGGTATACTAAGATAACTGTACGGCTTGGAAAGGTGTATCTAGTCCTCCATCCCTATCCATCGTGAGTTTCTCCAACCCTATTTCTGTATCCGAGGTGTAAGGTCGATATGTTTGTTCGTCTATTAAATATCCTGTTTGGAAGCAAAAATGATCGAGAGCTGAAGCGGCTCAAGCCTCTGGTGGTTCGAGCCAATGAAATTGAAGATTCGTTGCAACCTCTTGATGACGCGGGATTGGCGGCAAAGACTTCAATTTTTAAAAAAAGACTGGAGGCCGGAGAGACCTTAGACGATTTACTCCCGGAGGCGTTTGCCGTGTGCCGGGAAATGTCCAAGCGCCGGCTTGGCATGCGCCACTTTGATGTCCAGTTGTTAGGGGGTATGGTCTTACATCAGGGCCGCATTGCTGAAATGCGCACGGGAGAAGGAAAAACCCTCGTCGCGACCCTTCCCGTCTATTTGAATGCGTTGGAGGGAAAAGGGGTTCATCTGGTTACCGTTAACGATTATCTGGCGAAGCGGGATGCCCAATGGATGGGACCGCTGTACCATGGCTTAGGTTTATCCGTCGGGACCATCCAACACGACGCCTCGTTTCTATTCGATCCGACTTATGATGCACCGGATAAACGGTTGCAATTCCTTCGACCGTGTTCTCGACGTGAGGCCTACGGGGCCGATATTACCTACGGGACCAATAATGAATTTGGCTTTGATTATCTGAGGGATAATCTCGTGGTCACGGATTTGAGTCAGGGCGTTCAACGGGAGTTGAAC
Above is a window of Candidatus Nitrospira neomarina DNA encoding:
- a CDS encoding sialidase family protein, whose translation is MIRPVLFGTISLALSMGLGGEISEVLGAEPSASLVQAGAKHIIDHQGMQTTGPAAQLDKDGTLHLAWGGEKQEDRGVYYLKIPPQQEHYPEPIKVNLSSPPATSLHEPPALALGVKNDVYITWTTPHPEAGGKLFTNLLLLSRSLDGGKTFLPPVRVNDDDAVTGHSFDHLTVSPNGSVHIAWLDAREGKKDPATYTVFSQDQGSTLSPNLKIDESSCVCCRTHMTTASDGTVYLAWRKVLSGAVRETVVSRSTDNGKSFSPPVIVGNDQWVYEGCPHRPATMGVDQQGRLYVTWYTEGPDDTPGVYLAYSDDQGKTFTPRRALNTSKGTFPDHPQLAVNQEGHLLVSWEEQSPVRREIVFTYSLDRGQTFSPPKKLNEKKAKSPAVALNDLGQAVIAWSEQVAFPGWSTVVHRLSFPTSRTAQLHPKP
- a CDS encoding TlpA disulfide reductase family protein; translated protein: MALALGNPSSTPFILSRFDIPQTLPPFQLRTLQGTSIHSDELEGRVLNLNFLATWCGPCKEEMPSLERLRQKFPADQLAILAVTTDIRPREIKVFWQQLQLHFDALLDEQEELSQALMVRNLPTTVIVDAHGHLSQRIMGPREWDSPESVAYIHNLLNPK
- a CDS encoding vitamin K epoxide reductase family protein; this encodes MAKSRRQTQSIGSETARKPSNAPSSMASGSKALLDFLIIILAGAGLLLTAYLTYTASFEVHPAFCSEGSGCDIVQSSRWATFLGIPMALWGFVTYVVIAGLAWSGRGKSGSGSALIYVAMTGFAVSAYLTIVSVLEIEATCPYCLTSFAIITTTLGLALARRPPDWTKSLKEAAVIGLVIVGGLHLHYSGVFDAAAGPEDPQMQALAIHLNETGAKFYGAYWCPRCQEQKAEFLSSAKRLPYVECSSGGRGSALTAPCAKADIKSYPTWIIGERRLTGLKTPQELARASGFDWQE
- a CDS encoding energy transducer TonB — encoded protein: MNSTFEDSSSDVNNRVFLLSALGSAILHAAILAALAYIPSPPALNDPTPTVQVTLVPALQEISPTPQPITKPLTPTTPHFAKPAPPPPRTEPTPSMPAPPMQASIKQTPSKPLTPPPPLPQAQPMLKDTRTEQAMKSRQMMKMAVPSQHQQRPPLATAPPQQEQPIARTPLPMNSREPKAQHTLPPPPSPAARPALKTPPPMAAGSSTSKPKIVASSKPLYPRVARESGWEGTVIVRTLITADGAPSQVEIRKSCGHEALDLAAQEAIKNWKFLPAKDGNIPIAKWVDIPIRFDLNS
- a CDS encoding helix-turn-helix transcriptional regulator, which produces MDKKLLRVGEAAQTLNVSRWTIYRWVEEDRLKATKIGKGSLRIFRDSIDALIQQNRKDHWEFAITECQ
- a CDS encoding MotA/TolQ/ExbB proton channel family protein, translated to MIQILIKGGWMMIPILGCSLLALTITIERGLKFRSLRFSRLADRIIKLAGQGKWSDALAVAEQRQSPTLRVLAAGIFHRAKQPDKAMEAAGIAEVSQLKRGLSILDTVITLGPLLGLLGTIIGMISSFGIMAETGLGNPHAVTGGVAEALICTAAGICVAVITLIPYNYFLSQVEQETERIEQYATQLQTTLQESTAPDS
- a CDS encoding ExbD/TolR family protein gives rise to the protein MKLPAAVKKKARIEIIPMIDTMFFLLVFFMIATLSMTIQHGMPVNLPTADSATDKVPDQISLTLTHEGTLYYNKDRIELSELEIRLTSLRQTDSDPSIVINADEQVPHGQVIKVMDIIRLAGIPNMAIATKPNSES
- a CDS encoding TonB-dependent receptor family protein, which produces MKQFLSVCSWNWSWPIFVLLFTVQTISSAFSPAVAASSNPSTVTQESLLQQQQELEGELDHINSRLEEIRKQLREIHQIPASQQTDEQRQTQATLQEEEVVTLEEMSIVSTRILKRPEGLTLSSTPQSETESQPTRTMKESMESLPGVVLRQANGPRDFSISIRGSGIKTAFAIRDIKVYEDGFQQTQSDGLSRLDIQDPWFMRSTEVIRGAASSLYDNYALGGMVHFKTRRGSDINGVEGFFAGGSYGYNKQAGAFGQHWKNLDVSLFASNAAENGYIDHSGYNTQTLNLNFRFTIDEKQSLYVKAITNWLDTKVPTRLTKSQFNANDRQAGTGTKSRDQSRLDRRTIIGLMYERQLTPNLILTTEGDYDVKDINQYFNQIFDNVNTNWKHYTDLRHTGHISGMPLNSYLGFFVNNMEQEGQTFQNLDDGQGTRGTLIQNNRGTIRNIGGRFREELTFLPNWTVAAGLGFEQSIVSIQTINYTNGVVSSRPSTTKTYYNWAPEMSLTWEPRAGYRHWIRGSTGYGIPQFSNLTRNPLTGLPGSNFDLKPQKNVNVEFGHEAQLHNTFNMQLVGFWIFFRDEIISQNISGTNTASVNADSSEYRGVEVSADWRPIPGWQFHAAYTHIDAKYINFTDRYLVNGVATEVKQDGNDVPNVPSDVLNMKVMYDDAKNDWGAWLESNYYNSYFLNNGNTVGIPSYWILNVNLHKTFTFNNDWFRFAKFFFEINNIADKTYAASGQVVSDATPDANKQLFFAGYGRSFYGGVTIGIF